TTAATATGTCACTCGTACCTATGGTTCCTTCTTAAAAGATCTCTTTAATAACCACAACCACAATTGCAAACACAAACTCCTAATTATGCATTCGAAATATGTGTATGAAATGTACGATATCATTATGTACTACTGTAACACAATCCAGAATGTTAGGCCAACATATATAGATTTGACTACGGTCGTCCGGAATTAACTATGTCAGTCTAGAATGTATAACTAAACATTTCAGAATCCAAACTCTACCAACCCGCCAACTCCAGAATGAACATCACTACTTCGGAACGACCTAATTCCGAAGAGAATAGTCATATTTCCAAATTTGAAATAAgttgattatttttattaaatcattCATTTATAATGGTTAGTACTCAATTTgacaaaaatataataatatgagGGCTTAATAATCATATTGAGCATAATATTAGATGCCCCTGATAAAAAAAAAGTCTCAGCGACAGCAACCAAAAAAAACAGCTCTTTGCTTTTAACAATGGTACACGAAGAAGGCGGAACCCGCGCACCACGGCCTCCCTCATCGGCGGTTGCTCCTCCATCAACGAAGCGTTACCGCGAGGAGGAGTTTGAGGGATCGTTAACTTGCGCGGAATTGCAGCCAATAAAGCGTCGGGCAGTGTTAGGGCAGGATATTTTGTTCAGGATATTGTTGCCATCGAAACAGATTGGGAAGGTAATTGGTAGAGGAGGAAACCGTATTCAGAAAATCCGAGAGGAAACTAAGGCCACTATCAAGATCGCAGACGCCATCGCGGTTAGTTAAATTGCTGCATATGCCCATATGTTGTGCTGTGTAATGTATATGCACATACTTAATCTGAAATTAGTCAACTTCCTCGTGAATTAAGTTATCTATGGGATATGCTTAGGTTATAATTTGGGTAGAACCACTAAAAGGTGGATAGGTTGTGTGTACTTATTTATCTATATATCTGGTGTTAAGATTAGTGTCTAAAAAAGTTGTTTAGCTTTAAATTTGAAGTATTTAAACAATAAAACTACAGAACTATATGAACAACATAAACTATTCAATGGAGAACTATTATAAAACAACTATGTATTTGGGGGAATACTACTTGAGAACAGAGATAAAAAGCACACATGATGTATGATGAAGTAATAATTGGTATATATTCTTAAGACTAGTTGAACAACAAGTATTATAGAGTGGATGTTGAGATGTGATCGTTTAGCTTTAAGTTTGCATTTTGCAGATAACTCTGTTTATTGCTTATAGAATGTTGTTTTAATCTTTATGCTAGAAGGCCATGAATCATTTATACAAGTTAGAATCTTGTGTTAAAGGGCAACCAAAGTTTGGTTATCTTATTAGGAAGATAGTTATTTGCTTTTTGACAGAATATTACCTGAAGAGATACTTCTTCACATTTGGTTTATATCATGCCTACATATGttcatattatttattatttttttcataaattaCAGAGACACGAGGAGCGTGTTATCATCATAAGCTCTAAAGACAATGAAGACGCTTTTACTGATGCAGAAAATGCTCTCCACAAAATTGGCAGTTTAGTTCTCATGGTGATGTGATATTTAATCTTGCGTATTAAAGCTTTATTCCACTTTTGCTTTGTAAATAGTATAAGTAATATCAAACCTTTTTGTTAGTacctttatttaatcaaattCAAAACCTAGCATTTGTCATCTATTGAACAATCAGTTAATTTCTGGTGAGAGTTTGATTCTTTATCGATTTAAGTTTGATGTCAGAATATGTGCAAATATACGATGCACAAATTCCATTTATCTATGAATGTCTGTGAATCAATGGGTCATTACTATAGGGAAATCCTTTTCTTTTTATTAGTACATTTTGTCTTTTTTACCATCTAATAAATCCTTTCTTAATATTGGCCATTTTTGATAGAACAGATGTAGATCAGAGAAAACTTGGTGGGATTATAGCCAAATTGGAGGTCAAAGGTAAAAATAACAGTTCCTTTCCTCCTTCCATTCCCCTTCTCCCTTCTCCAATCCCCATCCCACCCCTTCCCTTCCCTCCCCCTCCTTCCCATCCCTTCCCTTTTATcatccccccctcccccccccccccccccccccccccccccccctcactaTGTACCAAAATAGAAACATTGCTGCAAGTTCCTGTTTCTGGTTTACTTGTGTCTTGATCCATTCTATATTCTTTTGAAGTTTTGTAtagaaaaatgacatttttgtagATTAGCCATCTTTCATATAATACTTCACCATCTGATCTTGTTAAAATACAGGGAGATTATGTTTCTTTATTTATgcaagcatgtttatgtgttgATAACTTTGAATTTTGTCTCATGTGATGTCACTTTCTTTAGCTTCTAAATCCTCTTTATAGTTTTGCATGTGGGTGTTTcatctttttttattttgtttcaaTCCTTTTATTTCCTGTTTCACCTTTTCATACCTGTTTTCTACTGATGTAATGACTATTCATTGCAGGATGATCAAAATGTTGAAGGATTGAAAATTGCAACAGGACACGTGGCAGCAAATACTATAAGACTGTTAATTTCTGGGTGCCAAGCTGGCGGTTTGATTGGGGTATCTGGTCAAAACATTGGTCAACTAAGAAACTCCTCTGGTGCAACAGTTACTGTTCTTGCTCAAAATCAGTTGCCGTTATGTGCATCTGCtcatgaatctgatcgcgtagttCAGGTAGTCATTTTTGTAATATATTTTAGGCGATTTTATTAAAatcgttaatttttttttttgttattttattatgGAAAATATAGATATCTGGAGATGTTCCTGCAGTGTTGAGGGCTTTGGTGGAGATTGGATGCCAGTTGAGGTTTGGGTTTTTGAGGAATTCTTTTTTATCGATTGGATTTAGAATTTAGATTtagttataattaattaattttcatATTAGGGATAATCCACCTAAGCAAATAATCTCCATCAGTCCAACTTATAATCTTGGCTTCACTCATCGGCCAACTCAGCAATATGTGGACCCGTCTTCAGGTTATATAATTGCATCCATTCCATTTCTAGTGGCTAACAAAACAAtatgttgaatttattatttaccTTTTCAGCTGAATATGTAACTCTGGAGATGATGATTTCTGAGACATTTATTGGTGGATTAATTGGGAGATGTGGGTCAAACATATCTCGGATCAGAACAGAGTCAGGAGCAACTATCAAGGTTTTGTTAAATGTTAATTGTTACTGAaaggaataaaaaaaataaaaataaaaatttgttttaattttgatttatgtgaTGTCTCGTGATGTAGGTTCATGGTGGGAAAGGGGAAAACAAACATAGACAAATTCACTTGGGTGGTAGCGCTCAACAGGTTGGTGATTCCTTTAAAAAAATaagattaatatttttataatacaAATATGATTGAAATGAGTTTAAGAAGTTGATGTGAAATAGGTTGCGTTGGCAAAACAGAGAGTTGATGAGTACATATACACTCAGATGATGCAGGAAACTGGTGGTCAGCAGTCTATGTAAGTTTCTTGATTTGtattcaagaaatagcaatgtagtttccataaaaaaattataaattatattcttTGAAAATTTTGGTAGGTTTAaaagtgattttgtgttgtgtttatagGGTTGATGAAACGGCAGCATTGATGGCAGGTGCTATGTACTACCCACCAGTTGCAGCTCAAGGTTACTATGGTTTACCTAACCCCTATATGTAGTCATAAATAAATTTCGTTTActttttaaacatgtttttttcATGGGTATTCTGTATACATGATGAAGTTGCTATTGGAAATTGTAACATGTTACATGTATTTCAAAGTTTATTCTAAATGTAAAAGAGTAAAGCAAATTTcaattgttgtttttttttaacaattttaaacttGATCACTAAAATACTATAAAAATTAGTATTTTAGCTTGATATTATTTATAACATCGGCTGATAAACTTTTGTATATGGGTTAATTACATGAGATGGCAATCAATTTTAACACTAATTATcgctttttttaataaatattttaggTATCTGATTTCTTAGATTGATCATTCAAATAACCTTTTCTTTTTTGTTTAACAAAATTCTATTATCATAAACTTTCTGTAATCCTTGACAATTCCTAAAAGCCTTTTCTTTAATTGATtaatttagtgtagtattttaattttgttttgttaaattTTCTCATCTAATTTGTCACTCTTAAACGTACATTATTttttaaggaaaaaaaaaatattacctAACAATAACATCTAACGAAAAGAGTACGTTATAATACGGGCAAAAAAAAAGAACTATTTCAGGTCATTTTTTCTGAAGAAGATAATAGTAATACACATatagttataaaataaaaaacaataaaaatgtgATATGACCTTTACGAATCTAATTTCAGATATTATagattaaaatgaaataaattaattatttaaaaataagaAAGATTTGAAGCTTGAATATAATTAGATGagtaaaatgaaaaattattgaaCAAAAGAGGTTAAATGCATAAAACCCAAATAATCGTTAATAAAATCTATATCATAAAAAACCATTTTATGGGGTGAATCATAAATGCAATATTTTCAGGTTTTGAAAAAACTCTGATTAGAAAGGCTCTAAATCATGGAGTTTTCTACGAATCATGGGGCATTTAGCTCGGTGATTACAGGAGATTTCCTGGAATCGGAATTCAATTCCGATGGATGAATTCCCAGTTTGGTTGCATAATTATATGAATTTGAATTCCATTATAATCCAAAAACTGTAAACTGACAGAAAACAACAAACAACGAACTGGACAATTTTACACAGAAGCATATTTTCAAAATAACAAGATGCATATTTTCTTGTGAAATATGATGAGTAGGAGAGAAATGGAAACAAGAACAAAAAACATGATTTATTCTTAGACAATAAGCTGGTTTATGATGATGATTGGCATTGTAAAAATCAAACAGTATTTACAGTATCACTAAGTGCACGAAGAATGCATCCAAGACCAGCTTTGTGTGTAAG
The genomic region above belongs to Lactuca sativa cultivar Salinas chromosome 4, Lsat_Salinas_v11, whole genome shotgun sequence and contains:
- the LOC111886797 gene encoding uncharacterized protein LOC111886797, translated to MVHEEGGTRAPRPPSSAVAPPSTKRYREEEFEGSLTCAELQPIKRRAVLGQDILFRILLPSKQIGKVIGRGGNRIQKIREETKATIKIADAIARHEERVIIISSKDNEDAFTDAENALHKIGSLVLMDDQNVEGLKIATGHVAANTIRLLISGCQAGGLIGVSGQNIGQLRNSSGATVTVLAQNQLPLCASAHESDRVVQISGDVPAVLRALVEIGCQLRDNPPKQIISISPTYNLGFTHRPTQQYVDPSSAEYVTLEMMISETFIGGLIGRCGSNISRIRTESGATIKVHGGKGENKHRQIHLGGSAQQVALAKQRVDEYIYTQMMQETGGQQSMVDETAALMAGAMYYPPVAAQGYYGLPNPYM